From the Paraflavitalea soli genome, the window AGCAAAGGATATGAACTGGCGATGTATAAGCCGATCACTGAAACAAGGTTGGCCATTCTTTCCAAGCTGTACCAGGAAGCATTGCAAACTTATCAGCAGGATAAAGACAAAACCTGTGCTATCATTGGTGAAATGAATGAACACAATAACCCGGAAACAGCCGCACTGGTAGTTACTGCCAATGCGATGCTCAACCTCGACGAACTGATCACCAAAAACTAGCACGCATCCATTATCAACATGACACAAAAAGAACTACATAATCAACGCCTGCTTAATGAAGCCAATGCCAGGGCCTGTCATTATTTTACGCGGCGTCACTTTCTGAAAGAAAGCGCCATGGGATTGGGTGCGCTGGCACTGGGTTCGCTGTTTGGTGGTTGTGGTACAGGCAAAGAAGAGGCCGCAGCCAGTACGGTATTTGATGCGGCCAACCCGCTGGCGCCCAAACTGCCTTTGTTTCCCGGTAAGGCCAGGTCTGTTATTTACCTGCACATGGCGGGAGCTCCCTCACAATTAGAATTATTCGACTATAAGCCGGCACTGATGAAACTGGACGGACAGGATTGTCCGCCTTCTTTGCTGGAAGGAAAAAAATTTGCTTTCATTCGCGGTGTTCCCAAAATGATGGGGCCGCAGGCCAACTTCAAGCAAAGAGGGCAAAGCGGCGCCTGGGTATCGGACCATATGCCGCATTTTGCAACGGTGGCGGATGAAGTGAGTTTCTTAAAAGCAGTGACGACAGATCAGTTTAACCACGGGCCTGCACAACTGCTGATGCATACGGGCGCTCCCCGCCTGGGGCGGCCCAGCATTGGATCATGGGCTACGTATGGATTAGGAACGGAGAACCAGAACCTGCCCGGCTTTGTGGTGCTCACCTCCGGGGGTAAATTTCCGGATGCCGGTAAAAGTGTATGGGGCAGTGGTTTTCTGCCCAGCGTGTACCAGGGCGTTCAATGCCGCAGTGAAGGTGATCCGGTATTGTTTATCAAAGACCCGGAAGGGATGGACCGTGACCTGCGCAAAGCTTCCATTGATGC encodes:
- a CDS encoding DUF1501 domain-containing protein, with translation MTQKELHNQRLLNEANARACHYFTRRHFLKESAMGLGALALGSLFGGCGTGKEEAAASTVFDAANPLAPKLPLFPGKARSVIYLHMAGAPSQLELFDYKPALMKLDGQDCPPSLLEGKKFAFIRGVPKMMGPQANFKQRGQSGAWVSDHMPHFATVADEVSFLKAVTTDQFNHGPAQLLMHTGAPRLGRPSIGSWATYGLGTENQNLPGFVVLTSGGKFPDAGKSVWGSGFLPSVYQGVQCRSEGDPVLFIKDPEGMDRDLRKASIDAINEVNRQQYAEFQDPETLSRIAQYEMAYRMQISVPEVMNINDEPQYIHDMYGTQPGKSCYANNVLLARKLVEKGVRFVQLFDWGWDSHGTDSNLAIDVGFINKCRQVDKATTALLLDLKQRGLLEDTLVVWGGEFGRTPMMENRDGKKNPFKGRDHHVEAFTIWMAGGGIKKATSFGETDEIGYSAISGKTTAFDIQATILNQLGFDHEKFTYQFQGRPFRLTDVHGRVIEEIIA